The Nocardia vinacea genome contains the following window.
CAGGTGTGCGGGGCGATCGGGAGTACTACTGCCGCACCGGCGTCGTGAACACGCCGGGTGCGGTCACCAGGGGGAGGTCGAGCATCGTACGGATGCCGGGCGCGGCCGCGACCACCGCGGGAATGGCGTTCACGATGCGTCCAGCTGCCGCCACGATCGCGGCGTGGTTGTGATCGCCCTTGCGGCTGGTTGGGCAGATGTCCACGAAATAGGACGGCTCGCCGGTGATTTCGACACGGTACGAGCCGCCCGCCTGTGCGGGTTGCGGCCAATCCGGGCACAAGTCCTCGCGCAGGCGCGTGATGTGCTCGATGACGATGGCCGGGTGCTCGCCGACCATGCCGCACAGTTCGAATCGCAGTGCGGCCAGACCGCCCTCGGGGATGTGTCCGGCGACGATGTCGAACGCCTCCGCGGCCGGAATCCGTTCGTAGCGTTCGGTGATCGTGTCCACGGTGATGCCGAGCCCGGTGGCGAGCTGCCGGATCGCGGGCCCCCACGCGAAGCTCAGCACGCCTGGCCGCAACAGCATCGGGGTTTCGTCGAGAGGTTTTCCGAAGCCCATGACGTCGAACATGACCGTCACGCCGTCGTAGGTCGCGTAGTCGGCGATTTCCATGCAGCGGACCTGCTCGACGGTCTGGCATGTACCCGTCAGCGCGAAGGGCAGCAGGTCGTTGGCGAATCCGGGGTCGACACCGGTGATGAACAAACTCGAATCACCTTGCCGCGCTGCCTCTTCAACCGAATCTATGTACTTCTGGGGCAATACTCGCCACGGATATTGCAACAATCCGGGGGCCGAGCCCACGACGTTCACTCCAGCCGCGAGGATCCGCCGGCAATCCTCGATCGCCTCGTGCAGACGGGTGTCTCCCATCGCGCAGTAGACGACGCACTCCGGTTCGGTCGCGAGCAGTGCATCGATGTCGCCGACGGCCGCTATGTCGGTTGTGATGTCGAGACCGGCGAGTTCGCCGGCGTCTCGCCCGACCTTGCCGGGTGTCGACACGCATACGCCGGTCAGCTCGTAGCGGGGGCTTTCGATGAGGCCGGTGAGGGCAAGGCGGCCGACATTCCCGGTACCGACGTGGGCGACGCGGATGGGCATGGATTCTCCTCGCGAATTGTGGATCAGTGCTGGTCAACATGACCTGGTCCAGAGTCCGGTCATATTTCCGGACAGTAGTCTGGATTGTGTTCCAGTTCGTATGTTAGCGTGGCCGCCATGGGACGTGTAGACGGCAAAGTTGCACTCATCAGTGGCGGGGCGCGCGGGATGGGCGCCGCACACGCGGAATTGCTCGTGGCCGAAGGGGCCAAGGTTGTCATCGGCGACATCCTGGACGAGGACGGTAAAGCGGTCGCCGAATCACTCGGCGACGCAGCGCGTTACGTCCATCTCGATGTCACCGAGCCGGTGCACTGGGAGACGGCGGTGAACGAGGCGCTGCATGCGTTCGGGAAGCTCGATGTCCTCGTGAACAATGCCGGCATCGTCAACGGCGGTCCGCTCGGGAAGTTCGATCTGGATAAGTGGCGTCAGATAATCGACGTGAACCTGACCGGCACCTTCCTCGGGATGCGAGCCGTCGTGGAACCGATGGTCGCCGCGGGCGGCGGGTCGATCATCAACGTCTCCTCGATCGAAGGACTACGGGGCGCGCCCTGGGCGCACGGCTATGTTGCCTCCAAGTGGGGTGTGCGCGGCTTGGCCAAGTCGGCCGCACTCGAGTTGGCGCCCCACAACATTCGCGTCAACTCGCTGCATCCGGGCCTGATCCGGACACCGATGACGGAGAACATTCCCGACGACTTGGTGACCATTCCGCTGGGCCGGCCCGCGCAGCCGTCGGAGGTCGCCACGTTCGTGCTCTTCCTGGCCAGTGACGAATCCTCGTATGCGACGGGCTCGGAGTTCGTCGTGGACGGCGGTCTCGTCGCAGCGGTACCGCACAAGACCTCTTAAGAGCCCGCGCGGCATACCTCCTGAGTTCCGGGCATCCTGCACCCGGCCCTGGCCGTATCCGCGCCCGGATAGCCGCCCGGCCCCCGCGTCGATGCCCCCGCGCGCACCCGCAGAGCGCAGCGGTGAGGCGGCCCGGGGCCGGACGGGCCCGAACCATGATCGAACCGCGTATATGGAGGCATCGATGACTTTCGCCGAAGCCAAGCGAACCCGATTGCACGACACTGCCGGCGGGG
Protein-coding sequences here:
- a CDS encoding diacylglycerol kinase, which gives rise to MPIRVAHVGTGNVGRLALTGLIESPRYELTGVCVSTPGKVGRDAGELAGLDITTDIAAVGDIDALLATEPECVVYCAMGDTRLHEAIEDCRRILAAGVNVVGSAPGLLQYPWRVLPQKYIDSVEEAARQGDSSLFITGVDPGFANDLLPFALTGTCQTVEQVRCMEIADYATYDGVTVMFDVMGFGKPLDETPMLLRPGVLSFAWGPAIRQLATGLGITVDTITERYERIPAAEAFDIVAGHIPEGGLAALRFELCGMVGEHPAIVIEHITRLREDLCPDWPQPAQAGGSYRVEITGEPSYFVDICPTSRKGDHNHAAIVAAAGRIVNAIPAVVAAAPGIRTMLDLPLVTAPGVFTTPVRQ
- a CDS encoding glucose 1-dehydrogenase; translated protein: MGRVDGKVALISGGARGMGAAHAELLVAEGAKVVIGDILDEDGKAVAESLGDAARYVHLDVTEPVHWETAVNEALHAFGKLDVLVNNAGIVNGGPLGKFDLDKWRQIIDVNLTGTFLGMRAVVEPMVAAGGGSIINVSSIEGLRGAPWAHGYVASKWGVRGLAKSAALELAPHNIRVNSLHPGLIRTPMTENIPDDLVTIPLGRPAQPSEVATFVLFLASDESSYATGSEFVVDGGLVAAVPHKTS